The sequence GTGGTGGCCGAGATCGAGCTCGCGCCGCTGCTGCGCGGGCAGGTGCGCTTCTCCGCGGGCTATGCCGCGGACGCGCAGATCCGCATCCCCACGCGGGGCGATGCGGGGTTGCGGCTTCCCGGCGCGCTCGCGCCCGGCGCCGAGACCGCGACGACCTTCGCCTTCGAGGACCTGCGCACGGACGCGCTCACGATCGTCGCCGTCTCCCCCGAGATGGGGGCGCGGCGCTGGCTCACGCTCGACGACGTGCGGCTCTCGGCCGACGCGCTCGGGGGGCCGTACCGCATCGACGGCGTCGCCGACGGCCTGTCGTTCCGGCTGGTGACGGGCCGCTTCGACGCCGATGGCGCGATGCCGATGCGCTTCCTCGCGGGCGAGGAGGGTCCCGTGCGCTTCGACGCCGAGGCGGCGTTGACGCTGACGGATGCGGGCGGCGGCTTCTTCGCCGCCGCGCTCGCGGGCGAGGGGCGGATGATCGTCGCGCCGCCCGAGCCCGACGCGGCGCCGATGGTGGTGGAGACCGGCTTCGAGACCGCGCCGGGCGGCGTCGCGCTCGCCGATCTCTCCATCGAGACCGGCGACGCCGCCACGGGCGCGCGGCTCGAGGGCTCGGGCTTCGTGCGGCTCGACGACCCGCGCGTTCGGCTCGCGCTGACGAGCCGGCGCATCGTCGCCGAGCGCATGCTGGAAAGCCCGCTCGGGCGCGCGCTGACCGCCACGGCCCAGGGCGCGCTGCCGGTCCCGGTCGCGCTCGACCTCACGGTGGACAGCTTGTCGGTGCTCGGCGAGGAGATCGCCGGCGTGCGCCTCGACGTCGTCGCCGACGGCGACACGCTCGCGGTGCGCGAGGCGACCGCGACCCTGCCGGGCGAGGCCGCGCTCGGCTTTCTCGGCGAGGTCGCGCTGGAGGACCCGCCCGTGGTCGACGGCCGGGTCTCGCTGAACGTCGCCGACAGCGCCCGGCTCGCCCGCTTCCTGCGCCGCGCCGGGCTGGACGGGCCCGGTCTCGGCCTGCTCGACGGCCAGCCGATCGACCTGAACGCGGACATCGTGCTCCGCCGGGATCTCGTCGCGCTCTCGGACCTGCGCCTCGCCGCCGGCGACGCCGCGCTCACCGGCGCGCTGCGCTACCAGCCGGGCGAGGCCGGCGCGCGTCCCACGCTCGAGGCGCAGATCGCCGCCGACGGGCTCGACGTCGCGCGCCTGCCGCAGCTCTCCGCGCTCGCGGACCTGCCGTCCGAGCTCGACGTCGCGCTGATCATCGACGCCGAGGACGTGCGCTTCGAGGGGCTGGAGGGCGCGGGCCGCATCCAGGCCCGGCTCGAATCGCGCGGGGAGGGGATCCTCGTCGACACGCTGGAGATCTCCGACCTCGCCGGCGCCGACGTCTCCGTGTCGGGACGCATCGACGAGGACGGGGCGGGGCGGATCGAAGGCCGCCTGCAGGCGGTGGAGGCCGAGCCGCTGATCGCGCTTCTCGGGCGCGTCGCCTTCGGCGACGCCGTCGACGTCATTCCCGCCTTCATCCGCGAGGGCGGCCTCGACGTCGCGCTCACCGTCGAGCGCTTCGCGGACGCGGCGAACGGGGCGCAGCCCGGCCTGCGCACCGCGATCGAGGGCACGGCCGCGGGCGGGCCGATCTCGGCGCAATGGCTCACGCTCGACGGGCGGACCGAGCGGCTCGAGGTCGAGCTCTCCACCGACGACACCCGGCGCTGGCTCGACGTGGAGAGCCCGCTCGTCGCGGGGGAGCCCTCGCTGGTCACCCTCACCCTCGGCCGCAGCGGGCCGGACCGCTTCGTCGCCCGCATCGCCGGCGAGATGGCGGGCCTGCGCCTGTCGACGCCGCGCCCGCTCGCCCTCGACGCCATCGACTTCTCGCCGCTCGACGGCGAGATCGTGCTCGCGAGCGCGGACGTCCGCCCGGCCCTGGCGCTCCTCGGTGGGAGGGTGGCTGCGGACGAGCCGGTCCCGGCGAACCTGCGCGCCTCGCTCTCCCGCGAGGGGCTCGAGACGACGCTGCAGGCCGGCGGCACGGTCGCCGGCCAGAGCGTGCGCGCGGACCTGACCTGGCCGCTCGGCGGCGATCCGCAGGGGGAGATCCGGCTCGAGCGCCTGTCGCTGCCCTGGCTCGCCGAGACGCTCGCCATCGGCGACGTGCTCGAGGCCGAGCGCGATACGCTCTGGTCGCGCGAGGCCTTCGCGGCGCTCGGCCGGCCGCTGGAGCGCGGCGGCGCCACCGTCACCGTGGACGCGCTGGCGCTGGGACGCGGCTACGTCGCGCGCGAGGCCCGCTTCGGCCTCGCCCTGACCCGCGACGGCTTCACGATCACCGGCCTCGAGGGCGCGTTCGCCGACGGGCGGATCGCGGCGGACCTCACCCTGCGCCGGCCGACGGCCGAGCAGGCCTCCATCGTCGGCGAGGCGTCCCTGGCGGACCTCGCCCTCTCCGAGATCGCGCCGGAGCTCGCCATCGACGGCCGGCTGACCGGCACGGTGGATTTCGGCGGCGTCGGCGGCAGCGTGGCCGAGGTGGTGGGCGCGCTGGCGGGAGAGGGCCGGGTGACGATCGCCGACCTCGTCGTGCCCGGCGCCGATCCGGGCGCCATCGGCAGGGGCCTCGAGCGCGCGCTTCGGGAGGAGGACCCGCTCGGCGGCCGGCGGATCGACACCTTCGTCGGCGCGGCGCTCGACGAGGCGCCGTTCCGCGCGCAGGCGGTCGAGGCGCCGGCGACCCTGGTCTCGGGCGTCTTGAATCTCTCGCCGGTGCGGGTCGACGCGGACGGCGCGCAAGGGGCCGCTGGCGGGTTCGAGGGCGTCGCGGCGCTCGACCTGCGCTCGCTCACCCTCGACATCCGGGGCTTCCTGCGCTCGCCCGCCGCGCCGCAGGGCTGGGAGGGGCCCGATCCGATGATCGGCTACGCGCTCGCGGGGCCGATCGGCGGCCTCGCGCGCACGATCGACGTCGGCCCGCTCACCAACGGCATCGCCGCCATCGTGCTCCAGCGCGAGCTCGCGCGCATCGAGGCGTTCGAGCGCGAGGCGAGCGAGCGCCAGCGCCGGATCGACCAGGCGCGGATGCTGGAGCTGCGCCGCGAGCGCGCCGAGGCCTGGCGCGAGGAGGTCGCCCGCCGCCGCGCCGAGGAGATCCGCCGCCGCGGCGCCGTCGAGCAGAGCCGCCGGGAGGCCGAGGCCCGCTCCGTCGAGGCCCTCGCCGAGGAGCGCGTGCGCCGGGCGGCGGAGGCCGAGCGGCTTCGGCTGGAGGAGGAGGCGCGCCGGGCGGCGGAGGCCGAGCGGCTCCGGTCGGAGGAGGAGGCGCGCCGGGCGGCGGAGGAAGCCGAGCAGGAGCCGCCTCCGGCCGAGGACGCCCGGCCCGCCGAGGCGCCGGCGCTGCCGACCTTCGATCAGGACGCCATCCGGCGCATCATCGAGAACGGCGGGCCGCCGACCCCCGCGCCGACACTCTGAGAGAGCGGCCGCGCGGCGCGACGGCCTTGCCTCGGGGTCCCGCGCACCCCACATCACCGGAACGAGAACGAGGCGCGCGCCCCGGGGCGGCCTTGGCCGCCCGCGTCCGCCGCGGCATGCGCCGCGCGCGTTTGACCTCGCGCGCCCTCGGGTTTAAAGCCAGAGCGCAAGATTTGCCCCCGCTCGCGCGGCGAGACGGGCGCGCTCGCTGATCAAAGGATGACCGTATGGCGAAAGAGGAGCTGATCACCTTCGAGGGCATCGTGACCGAGGTTCTCCCCGATGCCAAGTTTCGGGTCGAGCTCGAGAACGGCCACGAGGTGATCGCCTACACCGCCGGCAAGATGCGCAAGTTCCGCATCAAGACCATCGCCGGCGACCGCGTCACCGTCGAGATGTCCCCCTACGACCTCGACAAGGGACGTCTCGTGTTCCGCCACAAGGACGACCGCGGCCCGATCGGCCCCCGCCCGGGCGGCTCGCGCCCCGGCGGCCCGCGCCGCCGCTGAGCCGCGCCCGCGCCGCCGGCCCCCGAGGGGAGTGGCGGCGCGGCCGAAAGGCTCGTTTCCCGGCGCCCCCGCGGCGTGCTACCAAACGGCATGCGTCAGCCCGTCCTGCCAGAGCCGCTCAGCGATAGCCTCGACGACCTCGCCCGCGATCCGCCGGCCGGCGCGAGCGACCTTCGCGCGCGCCTCGTCCCGGCGCTCCGCGCGGCGATCGACGAGGGCCTCGCCCGCGAGGACGCCCGCCTCGTCGCCGAAGCGAACGGTCTCGCCTGCGCGAGCCGCATCTGCACCCTGATGGACGGCGTGGTGCGCACCGCCTTCGAGGCCGTGACGCGCCACCTCTACCCGCTCGAGAACCCCTCGACGGGCGAGCGCCTCGCCCTCGTCGCGACCGGCGGCTACGGCCGCGGCACGCTCGCGCCGGGCTCCGACGTCGATCTCCTGTTCCTCCTGCCCTACAAGCAGACCGCCTGGGGCGAGAGCGTGGTCGAATCCATGCTCTACATCCTCTGGGACCTGAAGCTGAAGGTCGGCCACGCCACGCGCTCGGTGGACGAGTGCATCCGCGAGGCGCGGGCGGACATGACGATCCGCACGGCCCTGCTCGAGACGCGCCTGCTGCTCGGCGACGAGGCGCTCTATTCCGAGCTCCAGCGGCGCTTCGACGCCGAGGTGGTGGAGGGTACGGCGGCCGAGTTCGTCGACGCCAAGCTGCGCGAGCGCGACCGCCGGGTGAGCCGCGTCGGCGCCTCGCGCTACCTCGTCGAGCCGAACGTCAAGGACGGCAAGGGCGGCCTGCGCGACCTGCACACCCTGTTCTGGATCGGCAAGTACGTCTACCGCGTGCGCGACCCCAAGGAGCTCGTCGCCGCGGGGCTGTTCTCCCCGGAGGAGGCGCGGCTCTTCGCGCGCTGCGAGGAATTCCTCTGGCGCGTGCGCTGCCACATGCATTTCGTCACCGGCCGCGCCGAGGAGCGGCTGACCTTCGACCTCCAGCCGAAGGTCGCCGCGCGCATCGACTATTCCGATCGCGTCGGTCTCTCCCAGGTCGAGCGCTTCATGAAGGCCTACTTCCTGCGCGCCAAGGACGTGGGCGATCTCACCGCCATCGTCTGCGCCGCCATGGAAGCGCGCCACGCCAAGCCCAAGCCGATGCTCGACCGCGTCATCGGCTCGTTCCGCCGGCCCAAGCCCAAGCGCCTGCAATCGGGGGACTTCGTCGTCGAGAACGCGCGCATCACGGTCAAGGACGAGGAGGTCTTCGCCAAGGACCCGGTCAACCTGATCGCGCTCTACTGGCACGCGGACCGCAACGACGTCGCGATCCATCCCGACGCGAGCCGCCTCGCCAGCCGCTGCCTGAAGCTGATCGGCACCGAGGTGCGTCGGGATCCGCGGGCGAACAAGCTCTTCCTCGAGATCCTCACCTCGAAGAACGCGCCCGAGAGCGTGCTGCGGCGCATGAACGAATCCGGCGTGCTCGGTCGCTTCGTGCCGGATTTCGGGCGGATCGTGGCGATGATGCAGTTCAACATGTATCATCACTACACGGTCGACGAGCACCTGATCCGCTCCATCGGCCGGCTCGCCGATCTCGAGGCCGGCCGGCTCGACGCCGACCATCCGCTGTCGCATCGCATCATCCACTCCGTCCAGCACCGGCGCGCGCTCTACGTCGCGCTCTTCCTGCACGACATCGCCAAGGGCCGGCAGGAGGACCATTCCATCGCCGGCGCCCGCATCGCCCGCAAGGTCGGGCCGCGGCTCGGCCTGACGCCGGCGGAGGTCGAGACGGTGGCGTGGCTGGTCGAGCACCACCTGCTCATGTCCACCATCGCCCAGAGCCGCGATCTCTCCGACCCGCGCACGATCCAGGACTTCGCGGGCGTCGTGCAGACCATGGAGCGGCTGAAGCTCCTCCTCCTCCTCACGGTCTGCGACATCGGCGCGGTGGGACCCGGGGTCTGGACCGGCTGGAAGGGCGAGCTCCTGCGCACGCTCTACTACGAGACGGAGATGGTGCTGGGCGGCGCGGCCGGCGACGTCGAGCGGCCCCAGCGCATCCGCATCGCCCAGGAGGATCTGCGCGCCGAGCTGGGGGACTGGTCCGACGAGGCGGTCGAGACCTACGCCGCACGCCATTATCCGTCCTACTGGCTCAAGGTCGACCTGCGCTACCGCGTCAAGCACGCGCGCTTCATCCGCGAGGCGGAGCGCGCCGGCAAGACGGTGTCCGTCTCCTACGAGACCGACGCCTTCCGCGGCGTGACCGAGTTCACCGTCCTCTCGCCGGACCACCCGCGGCTGCTCGCCATCCTCACCGGCGCCTGCGCCGCGGCGGGCGGCAACATCGTCGACGCCGCGATCTTCACCACCGCCGACGGCTTGGCGCTCGACACGATCTTCGTCTCGCGCGCCTTCGACCAGGACGAGGACGAGCTGCGCCGGGCCGAGCGCGTGGCGCGCTCCATCGAGAAGGCGCTCAAGGGCGAGGTGAAGATCGCCGACCTCGTCGACGGCCGCCGCCAGCCGCGCGAGCGCACGAAGCCCTTCGACGTCGTGCCGGAGGTGATCATCGACAACACCTTGTCCTCGCGGCAGACGGTGCTCGAGATCACCGGGCTCGACCGGCCGGGGCTGCTCTACGACCTCACGACGGCGCTCGGCAAGCTCAACCTCAACATCGCCTCCGCCCACATCGCCACCTTCGGCGAGAAGGTGGTGGACGTGTTCTACGTCACCGATCTCACCGGCGGCAAGGTCGTCCAGGCCTCGCGCCAGAGCGCCATCCGCAAGGCGGTGATGGAGGTGCTCGCGCGCGATCGGGCCGGGCGGGCGAAGGACGCCGCGAAGGAGCCGGCCGCCGCGCGCGCTTGATTCATCGCGCTCGCGCCCTGATATGAGGGCCGAGTTCACCCGTTCCGACGATCAGCCGAATCGAGCCTCATGACCAACGACACCTCCCGTCCCGAGAATCCTGCCGAGAACGCCGACACCGCCCCGGGCGAGGGCGGCACGGACGAGCTCGCCCGCGTCGACGCGACCGCGGCCGCGGCCCATCCGCTCGACGCGGCGGCCGCCGCCCACGCCGTCGAGGGCACGCCGGAGGCGCGCCTCGCCGAGGTCGAGGCCGAGCGCGACGCGCTCAAGGACAAGCTCCTGCGCGCCCTCGCCGACCTCGAGAACGTGCGCCGCCGGGCCGAGCGCGAGGTCGCCGACGCGCGGACCTACGCCAAGACCAACTTCGCCCGCGACATGCTCACCGTGGCCGACAACGTGCGCCGCGCGCTGGAGAGCCTCGGCGACGCCCGCGAGGGCATGGAAGGCCCGGCGAAGACTCTGGTGGAAGGCATCGAGCTCACCGAGCGCGATCTGCTCCACACGCTCGAGCGCCACGGCGTGAGGAAGATCGACCCGCAGGGCGAGAAGTTCGATCCGAACCTGCACCAGGCCATGTTCGAGATCCCGAACCCGGACGTGCCCAACGGCACCGTCGTCCAGGTCGTCCAGACCGGCTACGTCATCGGCGAGCGCTGCCTGCGGCCCGCGATGGTCGGGGTGTCGAAGGGCGGTCCGAAGCCGGCGAACGGCGAGGGCTGAGGCGGCGTACGCCGCCGCCGTCCACAGCCCCGTCGCCCCTCTCCCCTCGACACCCGGCTCCCTAAAACGGATAAGGAACGTCGGCGGATCGGGACGCGGGGGAGACGATGGCGGTTCTCAAGGACGTGGGCTTCGTTCACCTCCACGCGCACTCGTCCTACTCGCTGCTCGAGGGCGCTCTGCAGATCGGCGCGCTCTCCAAGCTCGCGCTCGCCGACCGCCAGCCGGCGCTGGCGCTGACCGACACGAACAACCTGTTCGGCGCGCTGGAATTCTCCGAGAAGCTGTCGGGGGCCGGCATCCAGCCGATCGCGGGCGTGCAGCTCACCACCTGCTTCGAGGAGCCGGACCCGGCCCAGCGCCAGGGCCCCGCCGCGCTCGCCGGCGGGATCGCCAACCTCGTGCTGCTGGCGCAGACCGAGGAGGGCTTCCGCAACCTCATGCGGCTCGTCACGCGCGGCTATTTCGATGGGGCGCTCGGTGCGAGCCCGCAGGTCTCGCTCGCGGCGCTCGCCGATCACGCCGAGGGCGTGATCGCGCTCACCGGCGGGCTCACCGGCCCCCTCGACCGGGCCTTCGCCTCCGGCCGCGCCGAGCTCGCCGGCAAGCGGCTTTCGGCGCTGGAGGCGATCTACGGCGAGCGGCTCTACGTCGAGATCCAGCGCCACGGGCTCGAGGAGGAGCGTGCGGTGGAGGGCGCGCTGATCGCGCTCGCCGACGAGCGCGGCCTGCCGCTGGTCGCGACGAACGAGCCCTTCTTCGCAGGTGAGAACGACTACGAGGCCCACGACGCGCTCCTCGCAGTGGCCGAGGGCCAGGTCGTCGCCAACACGGATCGGCGCCGGCTCTCGCCGGAGCACCGCTTCAAGACCCGCGCCGAGATGCAGGCGCTCTTCGCCGACCTGCCGGACGCGCTCGCCAACACCGTCGAGGTGGCGATGCGCTGCTCGTACCGGGTGACGACGCGAAAGCCCATCCTGCCGCGCTTCACCGCTGACGTGGAGGGCGTCGACGGCGAGGAGGCCGAGGGGCTCGAGCTCGAGCGCCAGGCCAAGGAGGGGCTCGCCGCGCGGCTCGCGGCGCACGGCCCGGCGCCGGGCACGACGGAGCAGGACTACCACGACCGGCTCGACTTCGAGCTCGGCATCATCCGGCGGATGAAGTTCCCCGGCTACTTCCTCATCGTCGCCGACTTCATCAAGTGGGCCAAGGACCACGACATCCCCGTCGGCCCGGGCCGCGGCTCGGGCGCGGGCTCGCTGGTGGCCTGGTCTCTGACCATCACCGACATCGACCCGCTGCGCTTCGGTCTGCTGTTCGAGCGCTTCCTCAATCCCGAGCGCGTCTCGATGCCGGATTTCGACATCGACTTCTGCGTCGACGGCCGCGAGGACGTGATCCACTACGTGCAGCGCCGCTACGGCGAACGCCAAGTGGCGCAGATCATCACCTTCGGCACGCTGCTCGCCCGCGGCGTCTTGCGCGACGTCGGCCGGGCGCTCGCCATGCCCTTCGGGCAGGTGGACAAGCTCTGCAAGCTCGTGCCGCAAAACCCGGCGAAGCCCGTCACCCTCGAGCAGGCCATCGAGGACGAGCCGCGCCTGCGCGAGGCGGCCGAGCAGGAGGAGGTGGTCGAGCGGCTCCTCGCCATCGCGCAGAAGCTGGAGGGCCTCCACCGCCACGCCTCGACGCACGCCGCCGGCGTCGTCATCGGCGACCGCCCGCTCCAGGAGCTCGTGCCGCTCTACCGAGACCCGAAGACGGGCATGCGGGTGACGCAGTACAACATGAAGTGGGTCGAGCAGGCGGGCCTCGTCAAGTTCGACTTCCTCGGCCTCAAGACGCTCACCGTGCTGCGCAACGCCGTCGACCTCCTTAAGGAACGCGGCGTCGCGGTCGATCTCTCCGGCCTGCCGCTCGACGACAAGACCACCTACGAGATGCTCGGGCGCGGCGAGACGGTGGGCGTGTTCCAGGTGGAATCGGCGGGCATGCGCAAGGCGCTCGTCGAGATGCGCGCCGACCGCATCGAGGACCTGATCGCGCTGGTCGCCCTCTACCGTCCGGGCCCGATGGCGAACATCCCGGTCTATTGCGCCCGCAAGCTCGGCAAGGGCGAGCCCGAGAGCGAATGGTACCCGCACCCCAAGCTCGCGCCGATCCTGCGCGAGACCTTCGGGATCATCGTGTACCAGGAGCAGGTGATGGAGGTGGCCAAGCTGCTGGCCGGCTACTCGCTCGGGGACGCCGACCTCCTGCGCCGCGCCATGGGCAAGAAGATCAAGGCGGAGATGGACAAGCAGCGCGTCCGCTTCGTCGACGGCTGCAAGGCGAACGGCATCGACGAGGCCAAGGCGGACGAGATCTTCGACCTGCTCGCCAAGTTCGCGGATTACGGCTTCAACAAGTCGCACGCCGCCGCCTACGCGGTCGTCTCCTACCAGACGGCCTACGTGAAGGCGAACCACCCGGTCGAGTTCCTGGCCGCGTCGATGAACCTCGACATCGACAACACGGACAAGCTCTCCGAATTCCGCCGGGAGGCGCAGCGCCTCGGCATCCGGGTGGAGCCGCCCTCGATCAACCGCTCGCAGGTGCGCTTCTCGGTGCACGAGGGCGCGATCCGCTACGCGCTCGCCGCGGTGAAGGGGGTCGGCCGCCAGGCCATGGAGTCGATCGTCGCCGCGCGCGGGGCGGAGCCGTTCAAGGACCTCGCCGATTTCGCCCGGCGCCTGCCGCCCAAGAGCGTCAACAAGCGCATCCTCGAGAACCTCGTCTGCGCCGGCGCCTTCGACGACCTCGAGCCCGACCGCGCCCGCGCCTTCGCCGCCATCGAGCCGATGCTCGCCCTCGCCGCCCAGGCGGCGGAGGCGGAGACGACCGGCATCGTCGACATGTTCGGCGGGCTCGCGGCGGCGGACGTGTCGCTGCGCGTGCCCGAGCACGAGCCGTGGACGGCGTCCGATCGGCTGCAGCGCGAATACGACGCGGTGGGCTTCTTCCTCTCGGGCCATCCGCTCGACGAATATGCCGAGCTGCTGGGCAAGCTGCGCGTCCAGCGCTGGACGGATTTCGTCCGCTCCGTGCGCGCCGGCGCCAATGTCGGGCGCCTCGCCGCCACCGTGCTCGACCGGCAGGAGCGGCGCACCAAGTCCGGCTCGAAGATGGGCATCCTGCAGCTCTCCGACCAGTCCGGGCATTTCGAGGCGATCGTCTTCTCCGAGGGCCTCCAGCGCTTCCGCGACGATCTGGAGCCGGGCGCGGCGGTGGTGCTCGTCGTCCAGGCGGGCGTCGAGGGCGAGGACGTGCGCGCGCGCATCAATGCGGTGGAGCCCCTCGACCAGGCCATCGCCAAGCACCAGAAGGGCATGCGCATCTACCTGCGCGACGACCGCCCCATCCGCTCCGTGCAGGAGCGGCTGAAGACGAAGGGCGAGGGCGAGGTCTCCCTCGTGCTGATCCTGAACGAGGGCGAGCAGGAGGTGGAGGTGAAGCTCCCCGGACGGTATCTGGCCACCCCGCAGATCGCGGGGGCGCTCAGGGCTGTGCCGGGGGTGGAGTGGGTGGAGATCAGTTGATACACTCAGTGGCTTCTTTGAGATTTAACTGTCGAATGGTTGCATATTTGGGGATATCGTGAGATCAAATGCGCCTGCAAGGCGACGGGCATGCCCCGTATCGTCACGTTTCGCACCAAGCTCGCGATCTACATTTACGCAGCGCCCGCGGAGCATCCGCCGCCGCACTTTCATGTCGTGGGGCCGGGAACGGATGCAGTCGTCGACCTGCGGAGCTTGAAGGTGCTGTTCGGGCGGTATCCGAGGCGGCCCATGCAGGAGGTCCTTGCATGGGCGGCGGCGAACCGGCATCTTCTGGAGGCGAGACGGGACGAGTTGAATGACCGAGAATGACACCATCGTCGTCGGCCGGGTGCTTCCCCGGATCGCCGCGGTCGAGGCGGTCGGGTCCCGCGCGGTGCGCGTGACCTGGGCGGAGGGCGACGGCGTCGCCGGCGCGCAGACGGTCGACCTCTCGCCGATGCTGGATCGCTACAAGCTCTATGCGCCCCTGCGGGCCGACCCCACCTTGTTCGCCACCGTCCGCGTCGGCGCCTACGGCTCGGCTCTGGTCTGGGGCGAGGACGAGGCGATCGACATGAGCGCCCTCGCGCTCGAGTCTCTGGCCGGGCAAAGCGTGGCCTCGGGTGCGCAGCCGCACGGCCCAGGCCGCGCCCGCCGCTGATCACCTCACCCGCCACACGCACGAGCGCTTGATCTCCGCGTCCTCCAGCGCCCGCGTCACCGGCA comes from Salinarimonas sp. and encodes:
- a CDS encoding AsmA-like C-terminal region-containing protein; protein product: MRDILTALAGLVIVLLTAALVAPPLIDWDLRRAEVEAALSRAAGAPIETAGPIEVRLLPSPRLGVGRLVIGGSGEDAAALVADDVVAEIELAPLLRGQVRFSAGYAADAQIRIPTRGDAGLRLPGALAPGAETATTFAFEDLRTDALTIVAVSPEMGARRWLTLDDVRLSADALGGPYRIDGVADGLSFRLVTGRFDADGAMPMRFLAGEEGPVRFDAEAALTLTDAGGGFFAAALAGEGRMIVAPPEPDAAPMVVETGFETAPGGVALADLSIETGDAATGARLEGSGFVRLDDPRVRLALTSRRIVAERMLESPLGRALTATAQGALPVPVALDLTVDSLSVLGEEIAGVRLDVVADGDTLAVREATATLPGEAALGFLGEVALEDPPVVDGRVSLNVADSARLARFLRRAGLDGPGLGLLDGQPIDLNADIVLRRDLVALSDLRLAAGDAALTGALRYQPGEAGARPTLEAQIAADGLDVARLPQLSALADLPSELDVALIIDAEDVRFEGLEGAGRIQARLESRGEGILVDTLEISDLAGADVSVSGRIDEDGAGRIEGRLQAVEAEPLIALLGRVAFGDAVDVIPAFIREGGLDVALTVERFADAANGAQPGLRTAIEGTAAGGPISAQWLTLDGRTERLEVELSTDDTRRWLDVESPLVAGEPSLVTLTLGRSGPDRFVARIAGEMAGLRLSTPRPLALDAIDFSPLDGEIVLASADVRPALALLGGRVAADEPVPANLRASLSREGLETTLQAGGTVAGQSVRADLTWPLGGDPQGEIRLERLSLPWLAETLAIGDVLEAERDTLWSREAFAALGRPLERGGATVTVDALALGRGYVAREARFGLALTRDGFTITGLEGAFADGRIAADLTLRRPTAEQASIVGEASLADLALSEIAPELAIDGRLTGTVDFGGVGGSVAEVVGALAGEGRVTIADLVVPGADPGAIGRGLERALREEDPLGGRRIDTFVGAALDEAPFRAQAVEAPATLVSGVLNLSPVRVDADGAQGAAGGFEGVAALDLRSLTLDIRGFLRSPAAPQGWEGPDPMIGYALAGPIGGLARTIDVGPLTNGIAAIVLQRELARIEAFEREASERQRRIDQARMLELRRERAEAWREEVARRRAEEIRRRGAVEQSRREAEARSVEALAEERVRRAAEAERLRLEEEARRAAEAERLRSEEEARRAAEEAEQEPPPAEDARPAEAPALPTFDQDAIRRIIENGGPPTPAPTL
- the infA gene encoding translation initiation factor IF-1; protein product: MAKEELITFEGIVTEVLPDAKFRVELENGHEVIAYTAGKMRKFRIKTIAGDRVTVEMSPYDLDKGRLVFRHKDDRGPIGPRPGGSRPGGPRRR
- a CDS encoding [protein-PII] uridylyltransferase; the encoded protein is MRQPVLPEPLSDSLDDLARDPPAGASDLRARLVPALRAAIDEGLAREDARLVAEANGLACASRICTLMDGVVRTAFEAVTRHLYPLENPSTGERLALVATGGYGRGTLAPGSDVDLLFLLPYKQTAWGESVVESMLYILWDLKLKVGHATRSVDECIREARADMTIRTALLETRLLLGDEALYSELQRRFDAEVVEGTAAEFVDAKLRERDRRVSRVGASRYLVEPNVKDGKGGLRDLHTLFWIGKYVYRVRDPKELVAAGLFSPEEARLFARCEEFLWRVRCHMHFVTGRAEERLTFDLQPKVAARIDYSDRVGLSQVERFMKAYFLRAKDVGDLTAIVCAAMEARHAKPKPMLDRVIGSFRRPKPKRLQSGDFVVENARITVKDEEVFAKDPVNLIALYWHADRNDVAIHPDASRLASRCLKLIGTEVRRDPRANKLFLEILTSKNAPESVLRRMNESGVLGRFVPDFGRIVAMMQFNMYHHYTVDEHLIRSIGRLADLEAGRLDADHPLSHRIIHSVQHRRALYVALFLHDIAKGRQEDHSIAGARIARKVGPRLGLTPAEVETVAWLVEHHLLMSTIAQSRDLSDPRTIQDFAGVVQTMERLKLLLLLTVCDIGAVGPGVWTGWKGELLRTLYYETEMVLGGAAGDVERPQRIRIAQEDLRAELGDWSDEAVETYAARHYPSYWLKVDLRYRVKHARFIREAERAGKTVSVSYETDAFRGVTEFTVLSPDHPRLLAILTGACAAAGGNIVDAAIFTTADGLALDTIFVSRAFDQDEDELRRAERVARSIEKALKGEVKIADLVDGRRQPRERTKPFDVVPEVIIDNTLSSRQTVLEITGLDRPGLLYDLTTALGKLNLNIASAHIATFGEKVVDVFYVTDLTGGKVVQASRQSAIRKAVMEVLARDRAGRAKDAAKEPAAARA
- the grpE gene encoding nucleotide exchange factor GrpE yields the protein MTNDTSRPENPAENADTAPGEGGTDELARVDATAAAAHPLDAAAAAHAVEGTPEARLAEVEAERDALKDKLLRALADLENVRRRAEREVADARTYAKTNFARDMLTVADNVRRALESLGDAREGMEGPAKTLVEGIELTERDLLHTLERHGVRKIDPQGEKFDPNLHQAMFEIPNPDVPNGTVVQVVQTGYVIGERCLRPAMVGVSKGGPKPANGEG
- the dnaE gene encoding DNA polymerase III subunit alpha; translated protein: MAVLKDVGFVHLHAHSSYSLLEGALQIGALSKLALADRQPALALTDTNNLFGALEFSEKLSGAGIQPIAGVQLTTCFEEPDPAQRQGPAALAGGIANLVLLAQTEEGFRNLMRLVTRGYFDGALGASPQVSLAALADHAEGVIALTGGLTGPLDRAFASGRAELAGKRLSALEAIYGERLYVEIQRHGLEEERAVEGALIALADERGLPLVATNEPFFAGENDYEAHDALLAVAEGQVVANTDRRRLSPEHRFKTRAEMQALFADLPDALANTVEVAMRCSYRVTTRKPILPRFTADVEGVDGEEAEGLELERQAKEGLAARLAAHGPAPGTTEQDYHDRLDFELGIIRRMKFPGYFLIVADFIKWAKDHDIPVGPGRGSGAGSLVAWSLTITDIDPLRFGLLFERFLNPERVSMPDFDIDFCVDGREDVIHYVQRRYGERQVAQIITFGTLLARGVLRDVGRALAMPFGQVDKLCKLVPQNPAKPVTLEQAIEDEPRLREAAEQEEVVERLLAIAQKLEGLHRHASTHAAGVVIGDRPLQELVPLYRDPKTGMRVTQYNMKWVEQAGLVKFDFLGLKTLTVLRNAVDLLKERGVAVDLSGLPLDDKTTYEMLGRGETVGVFQVESAGMRKALVEMRADRIEDLIALVALYRPGPMANIPVYCARKLGKGEPESEWYPHPKLAPILRETFGIIVYQEQVMEVAKLLAGYSLGDADLLRRAMGKKIKAEMDKQRVRFVDGCKANGIDEAKADEIFDLLAKFADYGFNKSHAAAYAVVSYQTAYVKANHPVEFLAASMNLDIDNTDKLSEFRREAQRLGIRVEPPSINRSQVRFSVHEGAIRYALAAVKGVGRQAMESIVAARGAEPFKDLADFARRLPPKSVNKRILENLVCAGAFDDLEPDRARAFAAIEPMLALAAQAAEAETTGIVDMFGGLAAADVSLRVPEHEPWTASDRLQREYDAVGFFLSGHPLDEYAELLGKLRVQRWTDFVRSVRAGANVGRLAATVLDRQERRTKSGSKMGILQLSDQSGHFEAIVFSEGLQRFRDDLEPGAAVVLVVQAGVEGEDVRARINAVEPLDQAIAKHQKGMRIYLRDDRPIRSVQERLKTKGEGEVSLVLILNEGEQEVEVKLPGRYLATPQIAGALRAVPGVEWVEIS
- a CDS encoding DUF4160 domain-containing protein encodes the protein MPRIVTFRTKLAIYIYAAPAEHPPPHFHVVGPGTDAVVDLRSLKVLFGRYPRRPMQEVLAWAAANRHLLEARRDELNDRE